A stretch of DNA from Odontesthes bonariensis isolate fOdoBon6 chromosome 5, fOdoBon6.hap1, whole genome shotgun sequence:
AAATACATACAAAAATTGAGCTTTTTCCCTTCAGTCCTGCCATGCTTACTCCTGCTTTTGACTTTTTCCAGTCCTTTGTCTTTGCTCCCTTTGTTGTCTCTTCTTATTCACTTTTCCCTTTCAGAGGAAGACCGATTGTTTAAGGGAGTGTAAGAGAGTGAAGGAGTAGATCCCCTTCACCAAGAATCCATTCACCTTGGCTTCATCACCCAAACACACCAGCCTGAAACATCTGAATCCCTTGAGAGTAAACTACTTTCAGGTCCCTGAGAGCCACATCTTGAGCAGATATAAAGTTTTCGGCCACAGCTGAATGAGCCCAGTTCCAGGATTCATTCACGAGCTCAGTCTGGCCTGCCAGCTTCCAACTCTGTGGCTGTACCGCCTCCCGGCCTACTGTTCAGGGACAAACGCTGAGGGGAAAGCAGAGGGAAGGATTGGTGACGGTGAGAAAGGCAAACTTGATCACCAAATAAACTACAGACGATATCACTGTCAATGAAGTGGCTGATCAAACCTTTatttttatctatctatctatctatctatctatctatctatctatctatctatctatctatctatctatctatctatctatctatctatctatctatctatctatctatctatctatctatctgtaaaCTATATCTGTTCTGATTGGATTGTATGTTTTGCTGAGGTCTTTGACGGTGATGCAAATACTGTTTTAGGGTGGATTTCCCCTGGAACACATCAGCGTGCAGCCAAAACAAACTCCTGCTGATGGTTTGCCTCTTGCCTCCGGTCTCTCTGGCCTGCTTTTAGACAGCAGCCGAGGGACTCACACCGCTCAGAAGGAGGAGCAAGGAAGTCCTTTGGACCTCCCCCTGGCAATAAGACCAGAGACGGACTGAAACACTCAGACTGCAGACACACGTGGAGCAAAAaggcagagaaaaagaaggacgAGAGGGGAGACCAATAGAAGGCAAGGAGCATGAAGCTGCCGGCACAGAACAGTTTTTACTAGTTTGGCTTCTGGGAGTGAAACATACAAATAAGGAAACAAAGGACAGAGAAAGAAGTTTgaataaggaaagaaaaagggggCAAATTTTGACTTCAACGTTTTTTACTTCAAGTTTAGCTTTATTCCAAAGGAATAACGGAAGGAGAAGCTGATTTTTGGGatgtgaagctttttttttttcatagctttatttctttaaaaaaaatacaaagtaggaGAGAACCACAAGGATCTGGAACCTGCATCAGATCTGAGGTCAAACAACTTGACCTCAACTTGCTGATGCTTCACTGTCAGTAAAGGAAGGTTATAAACGAAGCCTAACTAAGCAAAAATCACTCTAAGTTGGCGACATAGCTCCTTCTGCTACTAAACATAATCAGCACGTCAACAGCTTGCAGCTTGACTTGAGGACCTCTCCAAAGGATTGATCAGTACACTCGCATTGAAGATGACATTTGCCATGCTGCGCACCGCTCCCCCCGCGGGCCGCTTCCTTTACGGCGACATCGCTCTCCTCTCAGAAGATGATGATGAGAATGGAAGTGAGGGGTCAGGCTCTGAGGAGCAAAATTCCTCCAACTCTGCTGCCTTCCGCCTGTCTTCATCGTCACCATCTGCCTTTCATATCAAGATGaacaggaagaggaagatgTGCGGGGGCGTAGGGGGTGGAGGCATGGGGAGCATGGCAGGGAGACTGGGCCCCCCAGTCTCATCACCCCCTGGGGAAATTCGTCAGAGGACCGCAGCCAACGCTCGGGAGAGAGATCGCACCAATTCTGTCAACACAGCATTCACAGCGCTGCGCACACTCATCCCCACCGAGCCTGCGGACAGGTACAGAGCTGCACAAGTCATACCGTGTCATGACACATTGTCTGATTAACCTTCAATTTTAGGGAATGGCCTttaatgtaaaaatgtatttgaaaaCAGGATAATATGTATTAGGAAAGTTGTGTCACTAGGTTACTATAAAGCAAGACATCTTCAACATCTTTATCTGTATGTTCAGTCTAGAAGTGAcaccttacaaaaaaaaagtgtaaatgtGCAGTGTGACTTAATCTTAAATAACATTTTGAAATTTGACTTCTTTTTATGATAACAGGAAGTTGTCGAAGATCGAGACACTACGCTTGGCCAGCAGCTACATAAGCCACCTGGGGAACGTGTTGCTCCTGGGTGAAGGGCTCCACGACGGACAGCCGTGCCACGCTCCCTCACCACCGTTCTTCCACGTCAGCTCCTCCCCCAGCCGAGGGTCTGACCAATCAGCTCAGCCCAAGCACATCTGTACCTTCTGCCTCAGCAACCAGAGAAAAATGGTGAGCAAAAAAAAGTACATGAAAAATCAGCGAAAAAGGTCAAACCAAAAATAGTGTTTATAGTGTGCGCTCCAATAAAACAGAGCAGTTTCCACATTCTTTTAAACCTAAGCGGCAGAAAATTtgcaaacaataaaaaataaagcttatgactgccttgattttacattaaatttgtgaatttttttacagaattagaaaacagaaaaataagatAGATTTAGCAGAAGAGCGAGTTGATCATAGACACTGGGTGGTGGTACAGGTCAGTTTTGTGTTAAAAGCTGACCTGAGATCAGTGACTGTGCCTGTAAACCTGACTGGCCCTGAGGGACTGTAAAAGTGCAACCTCTTTTAGACACCACTTTTGGGGTGAAGGACTGTGTATTATTGTACTGTTGGGGGTTGGTTTTACTCGAGCAGCTGGCTTGAAAGTTCAAGGTGGTTTCTAAAAACGCCTGTAAATTACACTCCATTGACGCGATTGTTTTTCTGTCAGAGGAGCTAAAAGAGAGCCTGGCAGAGATGTTGGTCAAACTGCAAgcggcctttttttttttttccttttttcccccaaaaaccaagacaaaatgcacatgaaaaatatgaatttaaagTTTACAAGGGTATTTATACACAGGGAGATTTATGACCGGGAGCGCATAAAATCCATCCAAAACCATGTGTATAATTTCAAGAATGTATTGACGTCAGCTTGAATAAGACAAGGTTTTAATCATAACCGCTGAAGAACTGACCTGAGATGCACATACTAGTTACTAGCAATTACTTTGTTTCACAGGAGCTAAAAGTCCCAACACTTACAATAGGTACCAAATGTAATAGACGAAAAACCAAAGCATTATTTCAGAaaaacgtaattgatgattcaGTCACAATCAAACCCTCCTGCATGGCTGATCTACACGAAAACACAGGGACGGAAAGGGCGAACCTTTCTGCCCATATTTGATTGATTCAGCACAGGAAATTGATATAATCAAGACCACTCTCACATAAGAAAGTCATCGGTCTGATGAGAAATAACAGGGAATGAAGAATTGCCATCAGCTGAGTGAAATCAAATATTTATGGGCCCAGCTCAAATTTTGACAAACACCACAGAGGATGATAGAGAGCTGACGTCCACTCAGCTCTCCCTCTATAACCATAGCTGCTGCCCATTTAGCAGGATTTATGGGTAAGGAGCTGACATCTGGCAGACTCCCCTGTTACCCCAGCAGTGTGTGAAAGCTAATACCCTCCTCAGTGTCCAAACCCAGAGACCCTTTAGCTGAAGGATAACCTGAGTCTCAGCAGTGTGAGTCTCCCCTCTTCTCCTCCCCCTCCTGGCTCCCCTCTGAACTTCTACGAGTGAAAGGCTAGACGTCCTCAGTGTCTGAGCCCAGACGCATTCAGTTGGGAGATAACTGACCTAAAACCCGTCTCATTCGCTTTCATCTGTCTCCATTTCTGTTGGCTTCTGTCTGTCCTCCCTGACTCTGTCATTTTTAtcttcttcctccttttttGTTCTAGCCCACGTCTCCTTCTATTCTACCTTTTACCTCTTTAACTGGTGACCCCCTCCACCTCAGTGCATATCGATCAGGCTGATGGAGGTCAGAGCTGTCACTTGGAGCTGTGTAATACTATCTACTGCTGTCAACCCAGCACTGCAGATGCATGACCGACCTGTAAATGCATGCTGCGTAGAAAACAATTTTGAAACTTTCTCATGTCAGACCGCTCAAACGTGTTACCGGCTGTCAGTCACATTCACTGTTTGCCATTTGCTCGATGAAAAGTCTCACTGTTCTCTCCTGTGAGTCATGTGCATTACACCAAATGCAGTTTATTCCAATGATGAAGTGAACCCGTCTGAAGCGCTTTCagtggtcaactagactagaaaagtgctaCATAATAATACCTTTACTATTTACCTAAAAGTCATTGTCTCTTGATTGTCTCTTGGTTTCCCTCATGAAATCTTTAATACTCATGAATGAGAAGACATAGCATGAGCCGGTGAAAGATgtatagatttttatttaataGAAAAGGAGTTAAATGTCTATATATAAGGAAGATGAAACAAATGTACCTTTAGTGCAAGTTGAAAATATCACAAAGAAATAATGAACTGTCTTGACTCCCAGTTCAATTCAATCTGAATAGGCTTTTAAAATTACTCATCCTTGACTCAATTAAATAACTAAATTATGAAGTTAGTGTCAATCCACATACTTATTATTGTGAGAGCCACACCAACAAAGTAATAACAATAACAGCCCATAGTATTTTCCTGTGTCTGCTAACAAGGGAGAATGGATCTGATGCACATTATTTTATCATTAAATAACAGCTCAGAAATGTTCTAAAACAGTAAGGTTCTGGAGTTTTTTAACAGTCATGACTGAAAATGTAGATTATGCGTTTATTGAGGTTATGATGGATGCTTACATGCAGAAAGGAATAACATATACCAGGCTGTGGATATGAATACCGTACTCATTAGCTGCACCAGTGGTGGTCATTTAATGCAATTTATTGCTAATGAGAAGAACATAGGATATCACAAAACTTAACCTTTACTGCCTCTCCTCAAATTACATCCAGACGTGCAGAGAAGTAAATTTTAGAATAAGGAGTTAACTTGGACAATAAATGTTGCACTTCCACTGATAGAAACTCCTACTACAGTTGTGGAGACGGTGACTGTTTGAGAGGATTTTATTTTACCTGGAAAATATCAATAGTGTGTTTAAGTGGGCTAAAGGGCAGAATCAGTGCTGGTGATTGCAGAGAGGAAACGATTGTGGAGGTAAAATGAGAGTTTTTGTCCTGAGTTCTCTCTTTGTATGTTTTCACGGCCATTGAGGTTCATCACAGCTGTCAGCTCTGCTTAGACCAGCCGCTTCAGTTACACTTATTTCCAATGCAGGAGAGGGTGAAAGTGAGAAAACTATATGGTAATTTCCTCTTATTATGTGTGACTACGGTATAActgtttcaaaacaaacagtctTGTTACTAATGACTACTGCACACAGTGCTAACTGTTGCACATTACATATTCTGTGGAGAAGTGATGTGAATACAAATGTGATTTGATTATCCACGTGACTTTATCCAAGTGCTTCAGAGAGCTTTAAAATCAATCTGTAACTGGACGCATGACTTTCAATTTTTTCACCCTCGACATGGACGGGTAGTTTACCTGTGACTGATACTAAAAAAAGTTGTTGCTGCACTGTGAAAGTCTGTATCTTCAAATGTTGACTTTTTACGAGCTAAAAAAAGACCTCTTATCAGGTCAGGTGCAACACTTTTTAGTTATTCTAAATGTCTTTAGACAAAAAGGAATTCTGTCGACTCACAAGTCAGTTTTTCATTCTTtaatttttgtgaaaaagttcaAACGTCAGAGGTTTCCTTTAGAGAAACAACACTGGTGTGGATGTGCAATCTCACCGGGATAAAGGTAAGAAACAAAGCAGTGAGACCAGCTGAATagttttgttgcttttattcattGTGGTAATTCCAGCACAAAACTGAAACCTCTAGACTGAATTCTTCATCACCAAGTTGCAATAAGCTTTCCGGTAAAGACACACATAATAGCACATTTTTCTTCAGCAACTCTTAATCACAGGCCAAGCTATTCCTTGATCATCCATAAATATCCAAATCACAAAATGGGACTTTTTGAAAAACTTATGTGGTGGAACCAGAAGCAGTTTGGCATGGATGATCTAGGGAGCAGCTCTTGCGTACTGGTGCTTTtgatacctgaaaaaaaaagaggggggcACTCCTGATGGCTACATCTGTAAATGAGTTGTACAGGGCTGAGGATAGAGGGTTGAGGTGAGCTGGGCGCTCCTTAAATCCCTGTGCTGTCTGGTTGATTGATGCAGATATCCTGTGTAAGGCCGCGCTCCCTCTGCTGTCAGGGCAACTGTCAGGTGCCTGGATTCAACATACGGCAGGAAAACcctgcagtttctgctttttctttaaTAACTAAGACTTTTGAATCTTCAGTCAATATCAAATGAAATGTCACTCTTAATGAACTTGAATTGAGCCACTCTGATTATTCCAGTGTGCTGTGGGGTAGGTGAAGGCAGCTCAAAGCTACCAGTGCAGAGCTCCTAAATAATATTAAGATCTATTAATCTTGCTAATCTGTCATCTTCTGTCTTCTGTCTTCAGGCCACAGCAGTTTGACAGGTTTTTCCACAACTGtggcttattttctttttttctacaaatgAGGAATgggtcaattcaattcaatggcaaagaaaaataaaaagaaagaaactggtAAACCACCTGCCAGTGACTGCGACCGTGCAgaactttttcctttttatctGTATATAACCAGCACATGCAGCTTGCCTTTTATCTGAATGCTAAAAAGCTCATTTGTTAAGAGAAATTTTATGTTTGGaaacaaaatttgaaaaaatgatAATTAAAAATATAATGAATATGCTACTTATGATGTGGTTACTGTAAATAGACATATATTCTTTTTGAAATGGTTAATTTTACAGGCGTCCCAGGACACAGCCCCAATTTAATTCTGTCTTGATGGGTTTATTTATTTGGAATTTCATGAAATTAGAAAGAGAAGCGTAAATTTAGTGAAACATCAAACATAAAATGATATTTACTGCTCCTAATATTATGAGCAATTCTAATTTGTGTATTGGCTGCTGTAAAACTTTTATATGTGATGATTATTGTGGGCGGATGGAAAGAAAAGTGGTCCAAATCTGCACCGTGTAACTGGAAACTGACTAATCTCCACTTGTCTGTTCGTACACGTTTGCGTGAGAACAAATGAATGTTAAGTGTGcgtgtatttgtgtgtatgaCAGAAAGATAGCTACAAGAACGATGATTTCTTGAATGACATGGACGTGACTGACATATCCAGAGTgacttttgtctgtttttgcacacacgcacactaaaCTTATAAACACACACTCGCTGGCTGACTCTCTGCGTCTGGAAGTCATtggcagagcagagcaaagcaacaaatGAGCTAATTGTTCTGTAAATGATTTATCCTCTGCAGAGGCTGTACAGCCAGTGTTTAATTCAGCGGCTGCTATTAGAAACACATTGACGTTGGGCTTTGATGGTGATGTTAAAGGAGCCTGGAAACCGCTCTCTGTGAAACGCCCTCCGTGCTTACACTCACACCCACACAAAcgacacatatgcacacatgtGGGCACGCACTTGTGTAGAGTTCACCACACTCAGAGACTCATCAAAAGCATTTCATTTCCCCCCCTTGGTCCTTTCACTCAGACAGCAGTTAAGTTCTTCTATCTAGACTGCatagaaaaaaaacctcatatATGATTATTTAGTTAAGGAGTTCTGGATCACGACCGTGCTTTCAACACTTTCTAAACTAATGGTGTGCAGGAAGTTGTGGAAACAGAGATGGAGAAGCGAGAAAGAGAAAGCCAACGACTCAGCGGGATAATCAACTTAGCTATTCATCGTCCAGTTTGCACAGTTGGTTTTAGACTGTGCTGAAACTACAATTTGCTTCTTTATAGAGACCAAATGAACCGTGCACCTAAAGAGCGCTTAAATACACAGATAGGACATGTGCAGGAGCACGCTGATGACTGCGGTTTTTTACAGTTATTTGGACATTAGACTGTTTTCACTGGAAAAAACATGACATCACTTTTGTTCATGAAGCTGACGTTTCAATGTCATAGATGAAAACTAAATTACCCTCATTAATTGATAATGCTGGTGTCGACTTGAAGTTAATGTTTTGTGCCTCATGAGCAAAGAGCGTCGCCTCTGTGCTTCTCATTTCAAGCTATGGTAATGAGGTGCATCGAAGTTAGCTCATATACTGCAGGCAATTTTTAAATATATTCTCCCCCCACATTTAGTGTGtcgtgcgtgtgtgtgcctgGATTTGTGTATGACTGTGTGCATTCAAGCGTGGACCTGTCTGTATATTTTGAGCACAGATGGAAGCAGTTAAACCCTAATTTAACACCAACAGAAGAAGTCGGGTCAGATAACTAGCAAAATCTATTAGCAAAACTATCAGTCTGTTGTCATTTGGTCTTTGGGGAAAGAGCTGCTCACAGAGCAAATTAAAACACAACTATAGAAAATGGAGCCAGGCAAGGAGACCTACAACACAGCTTAGAAAGAAGCAGAAGTTGGTGGTTTTAATTATGCTGGTTTTTAAAAGCAATATCTGCCAAAGGTAATGACGAGGCGACTGTTTCATGGTGAACATCTTAGCACTGGTGATAAAGTGATAGTTACTGCAGAATGTATAAAAATGAAGTCATCTGGGACAGGTGAAAATGAGGTCAAGCTTTGTTCTAGTCATTAAAACATATTAATGAAATGTGGGAGTAATTAAATACACGTGTGGCTGCCTGATCTAAAATTAATCAGGTGTTTTTCAGAAGCCACGGGGATGCGTAGCACCAAGCCACAGAGAACATGAATGTGTGATGTGTCCAAGCCACATAATAGCAGACTGGGGCTATTTGGCTTGTTAGTTAGCTCAATCTAAATGTCTAATGTGTTATTTTTCTAATTGATGGCCATTTATGAGGGTAATTACAGCTTATATAAGCCACCCGAGGCGCTGACACAGATTTAAATATTTTCACTCAATAATCTAAAAGGATACGACCAGTTTTCATTTCATGGTGAAATACCAATCTCCTTATACGATTGCAAGCCAGTGCCCAAGTGGAATTACTTTTTCCAACTAGTCAGTCCTGTCCTCATGCAGCCAGAGACTAAATTAGATGTTTGTATTTGACAGACCAGCTTaacacaggaaaaaaataagaaaatgtgcATGGAAAAACCCACAGTTATAGGTTAAAGAAGCAGCCAGATTGAGTTTTGGAAAAACCATATTAAAGCTTGAATTTGTGAGTTGATAAGATATTGTCTTCACATCATAGCAGAGAGACATTGCTTTTATCATGATACAACAATAATAGTGTTCCAGTGTGGCGATATCTTGTATCGTATCAATAGTGAACATCATCAGGTAATCATATTAGTGTTGGACAAATCACCCCCTGGGGAAGTTGTGgtatttctctgtgtgtgtgttttgaaagAGTAAAGAGAGAGCAGAGATGTCACCCAGCCATGCTCTATTAGTCTTCAGGAGATTGTTTTGACTACCAGGCCAGCCTCACAGCAACCCCTCCTCCATCCTCCTGTTTTGACTTTTAGGCGCCAGCTAAACCGCCCTCACCAGCTACAGCTGTGCTTCCTAGACTGTCACTGAGTGCTTGCAGGGAAACACGGGATGGCTCATTTTAATCCCATTGTAATTTAATGTAATTTGGTAAATCATCCAATTTGAACTCACAGGTTTTACGTGAAATTTTTGGTGTATCCTCTTCCTCCAGCCTCAAGTACTTTTCCTTACTCTGATAAATACCTACAATTTTCCACAGCACTTTCCAACAAACACCGAAGAGCACGGCTGCACTTGTGTCTTCCAGCTGTTGATTTGAGAGTTCGTGTTGGGAGCAAGTATGATAACACCAATGCTACGGTGAAGCCAAAGTTTCCCAGGCTGTGTGTGGAactctttctctctcaaaaaggttttggcccaatcccaattcccTTCTTGGctttacatttagttttgtgTGCACGTCATTAAGTAGTGGCACAACAGAATGGAGGAATAAGGGTTGAAATCCTCAACGAGACAACAGGATCCTGATCGTGTTTATTACCACTATCCCTCAGTCCCCAAAAGTGTTAGGGCCAAGGGGATTGATTTGGATGGGGCCTTTGATGCCTATCTGACAAATAATTTTGGACAATGGTCACATCATTAATCTAACCTGGCCTTCGAAATCTTCATGTTGATCTTAAATGGCATACTTAGATCAGATCAGGGGGCAGGATTGCAAAAGGGCAGTACCTGAGTCTTCAACTCGGTCATCGAAAATGGTAAATAGTAAACACATTAAGTTAAGAAATTGCCATATACAGATAATAATTTCGTGAAAACCTTGGGCTTTCACAGAAAACCATTTGGAAATCAAATGAAATCTTCACGTGAAGTagctgcttttaaacattttctcaCGCATTCCAAACAAAATTATACTGCTT
This window harbors:
- the LOC142380687 gene encoding basic helix-loop-helix transcription factor scleraxis-like, yielding MTFAMLRTAPPAGRFLYGDIALLSEDDDENGSEGSGSEEQNSSNSAAFRLSSSSPSAFHIKMNRKRKMCGGVGGGGMGSMAGRLGPPVSSPPGEIRQRTAANARERDRTNSVNTAFTALRTLIPTEPADRKLSKIETLRLASSYISHLGNVLLLGEGLHDGQPCHAPSPPFFHVSSSPSRGSDQSAQPKHICTFCLSNQRKMNKDRDRKTTIRS